Proteins encoded within one genomic window of Amorphoplanes friuliensis DSM 7358:
- a CDS encoding glycosyltransferase family 2 protein, translating into MTAPTARPARPGARLAWRPLQRSTRVAIIGALAATIFYQLFLLNPAYRGPGWLWVTMLAAEGLTALHLVGTWWTILAHDDRAEPVDVTVWRNRLRAGGDVPSIDVFITAYGEDPALVRRTVLAARDMDLPHRTFLLDDGDSDELARIAADAGVGYLRRPGGAHAKAGNVNAGLARTDGEFVVILDADHVPEPGFLLSILPHFQDPEVAFVQSPQSYTNNVNLVATGSGEAQRIFYELVCPGKNHFNAAFCVGTNVMFRRAALDSIGGIWIGSNSEDIWTSIELHKRGWKSIYVPQVLARGLAPQDVPSYLKQQLRWASGGFEVLLRGRLFKRGIGLTIDQRLQYLFCGTHYLLSVAMLTFMLFPALYLLFALSPIRADGLAWATHYLPFQAAVLLVTWLQSGGFKLSAIVASIGATPVHLRALGGVLLGRPAKWKVTNAGGDGARSLWAVMPLVAILLLNSTAIVVGVLVMADPAPTWLSVGWASMIVLILGRMIIESVTGGRIRRRVTPPSAAPVDARSATVEDSATTKVIAVAAVA; encoded by the coding sequence ATGACGGCACCGACTGCACGTCCGGCCCGGCCGGGCGCTCGCCTCGCCTGGCGACCGTTGCAGCGCTCGACGCGCGTCGCGATCATCGGAGCGCTCGCGGCCACCATCTTCTACCAGCTGTTCCTGCTCAATCCGGCCTATCGCGGGCCGGGCTGGCTGTGGGTCACCATGCTGGCGGCGGAAGGGCTGACCGCCCTGCACCTGGTCGGTACCTGGTGGACGATCCTCGCCCACGACGACCGGGCCGAGCCGGTGGACGTCACGGTCTGGCGCAACCGGCTGCGGGCCGGTGGGGACGTTCCGTCCATCGACGTGTTCATCACCGCCTACGGCGAGGATCCGGCCCTGGTACGCCGTACGGTGCTGGCGGCCCGCGACATGGACCTGCCGCACCGCACCTTCCTGCTCGACGACGGTGACAGTGACGAGCTGGCCCGGATCGCGGCCGACGCGGGTGTGGGATACCTGCGGCGCCCCGGGGGTGCACACGCCAAGGCGGGCAACGTCAACGCCGGGCTGGCCCGCACCGACGGCGAGTTCGTGGTGATCCTCGACGCCGATCACGTGCCCGAGCCGGGCTTCCTGCTCAGCATCCTGCCGCACTTCCAGGATCCGGAAGTCGCCTTCGTCCAGTCACCGCAGTCGTACACGAACAACGTCAACCTGGTCGCTACCGGATCCGGTGAGGCGCAGCGGATCTTCTACGAGCTGGTCTGCCCGGGGAAGAACCATTTCAACGCCGCATTCTGCGTCGGCACCAACGTGATGTTCCGGCGGGCCGCGCTCGACAGCATTGGTGGCATCTGGATCGGCAGCAACTCCGAGGACATCTGGACCTCGATCGAATTGCACAAGCGGGGCTGGAAATCGATCTACGTACCGCAGGTGCTGGCGCGTGGTCTCGCGCCTCAGGACGTGCCTTCCTATCTCAAGCAGCAGTTGCGCTGGGCCAGCGGCGGCTTCGAGGTGCTGTTGCGGGGCCGGTTGTTCAAGCGGGGCATCGGCCTGACCATCGACCAGCGCCTGCAGTACCTGTTCTGCGGCACCCACTATCTGCTGTCCGTGGCGATGCTGACCTTCATGCTGTTCCCGGCCCTGTACCTGCTCTTCGCGCTGAGCCCGATCCGGGCCGACGGGCTGGCCTGGGCCACTCACTACCTGCCCTTCCAGGCGGCTGTTCTGCTGGTCACCTGGCTGCAGTCGGGTGGCTTCAAACTGTCCGCGATCGTCGCCAGCATCGGCGCCACACCCGTGCATCTGCGGGCGCTCGGCGGTGTGCTGCTGGGGCGGCCGGCGAAGTGGAAGGTCACCAACGCCGGTGGCGACGGCGCGCGGTCCCTGTGGGCGGTCATGCCGCTGGTCGCGATCCTGCTTCTCAACAGCACCGCGATCGTGGTCGGCGTCCTCGTGATGGCGGATCCCGCCCCGACCTGGTTGTCGGTCGGCTGGGCTTCGATGATCGTGCTGATCCTGGGCCGGATGATCATCGAATCGGTCACCGGCGGCCGGATCCGGCGCCGGGTCACCCCGCCGAGCGCAGCGCCGGTGGACGCCCGGTCCGCCACCGTCGAGGACAGCGCCACCACCAAGGTGATCGCCGTCGCGGCAGTCGCCTGA
- a CDS encoding fumarylacetoacetate hydrolase family protein, which produces MFTNNRGRRAAVVAAFAAAFVGVGTAATWGVTRSSAGDYPVYFDERISDDKRDRVDIAEPAEALTFARVRNAGATQLILVRSYENGTVSGVPVPGQADPVKAFTALGYDALRAQAGKKEPVNFPATELTIPFEGHGHNIAMGTNYPEHGAETSIDSAFLFPKMVAPSVHTDDLPVGDGLLDYEVELGMVPLTDLHPGESPEYLGLVLTDDWSNRETLLKHVNVDDVASGDGFTSAKSEPGFLTVGSLFVIPADWQKFHRELQLELYVDDELRQRGTPAEQIWDAPEIFRQIFAAGGRRWDHFGTPVTVTDRPDTIPARTVIQTGTPEGVVMRRPSTSDKIAGGIAYVTSFGQNADTVVDSAVGVYIARAHEDQAYLQPGMKVITRADRLGLIETSIVPGSRATKQ; this is translated from the coding sequence ATGTTCACCAATAATCGTGGCCGGCGGGCAGCTGTCGTCGCGGCTTTTGCAGCGGCATTCGTGGGTGTCGGAACCGCGGCGACCTGGGGAGTCACCCGCAGTTCCGCCGGCGACTATCCCGTCTATTTCGACGAGCGCATTTCCGACGACAAGCGCGACCGGGTGGACATCGCCGAACCGGCCGAGGCGCTCACCTTCGCCCGGGTCCGCAACGCCGGTGCCACGCAGCTGATCCTGGTGCGCTCCTACGAGAACGGCACGGTGTCCGGGGTTCCCGTGCCCGGCCAGGCGGATCCGGTCAAGGCCTTCACCGCACTCGGTTACGACGCCTTGCGGGCCCAGGCCGGCAAGAAGGAGCCGGTCAATTTCCCCGCGACCGAGCTCACCATTCCCTTCGAGGGGCACGGGCACAACATCGCCATGGGTACTAACTACCCGGAGCACGGCGCGGAAACCAGCATCGACTCGGCGTTCCTCTTTCCGAAAATGGTCGCGCCCTCGGTGCACACCGATGATCTGCCGGTCGGTGACGGACTCCTGGACTACGAGGTCGAGCTGGGCATGGTCCCGCTGACCGACCTGCACCCGGGCGAGTCACCGGAATACCTCGGTCTGGTGCTCACCGACGACTGGTCCAACCGCGAGACCCTGCTGAAGCACGTGAATGTCGACGATGTCGCCTCCGGTGACGGCTTCACGAGTGCCAAGAGCGAACCGGGCTTCCTGACTGTCGGCAGCCTGTTCGTGATCCCGGCCGACTGGCAGAAGTTCCACCGGGAACTGCAGCTGGAGCTCTACGTCGACGACGAGCTGCGTCAGCGCGGCACTCCGGCCGAGCAGATCTGGGACGCCCCGGAGATTTTCCGGCAGATCTTCGCCGCCGGTGGCCGCCGGTGGGACCACTTCGGCACCCCGGTGACCGTGACCGATCGCCCGGACACCATCCCGGCGCGCACCGTCATCCAGACGGGCACCCCCGAGGGCGTCGTCATGCGCAGGCCCTCCACGAGCGACAAGATCGCCGGCGGCATCGCCTATGTCACCTCCTTCGGGCAGAACGCCGACACCGTCGTGGACTCCGCGGTCGGGGTCTACATCGCCAGGGCGCACGAGGACCAGGCGTACCTGCAGCCGGGCATGAAGGTCATCACCCGCGCCGACCGCCTGGGCCTGATCGAGACCAGCATCGTCCCGGGGTCCCGGGCCACCAAGCAGTAA
- a CDS encoding HlyD family efflux transporter periplasmic adaptor subunit, protein MSTTYGTAIKPEEHTATEPAPEPAPPAPRHRLRRTLSVLRTVTVVLILLAAAVGGGYYVVTHRLADRAYVNAGTAVLTAEPITVGSADAAVVTRMLTAERRSVTAGAALATITVTADGRGNKVQELRAPAAGIVTEVNVAPGQIARAGEPIVTLYDPAKLVFKVDVPLETLRKLRLGMTAYVTGPGLSGRIATTLQEVQPRVTTGEAAATGDGLTVVLVPDTAVLSTVRTLVPGLQFAVVVDTTTAVGQTPAVNSA, encoded by the coding sequence ATGAGCACCACGTACGGGACGGCGATCAAGCCCGAAGAGCACACGGCCACCGAACCAGCGCCCGAACCCGCCCCACCGGCCCCTCGCCACCGGCTCCGGCGCACACTGTCGGTGCTGCGTACGGTGACAGTGGTTCTGATCCTGCTCGCCGCGGCCGTGGGCGGTGGTTACTACGTCGTGACCCACCGGCTCGCCGACCGGGCGTACGTGAACGCCGGCACGGCGGTGCTGACCGCCGAGCCGATCACCGTGGGCTCCGCCGACGCCGCCGTCGTCACCCGGATGCTGACCGCCGAGCGCCGGAGCGTGACCGCCGGCGCGGCCCTGGCCACGATCACCGTGACCGCCGACGGCCGCGGCAACAAGGTGCAGGAGCTGCGCGCGCCCGCGGCCGGCATCGTCACCGAGGTCAACGTCGCCCCCGGGCAGATCGCGCGGGCCGGTGAACCGATCGTCACGCTGTACGACCCGGCCAAGCTGGTCTTCAAGGTCGACGTGCCGCTGGAGACGCTGCGCAAACTGAGGCTCGGGATGACCGCGTACGTCACCGGGCCGGGCCTGTCCGGCCGGATCGCGACGACGCTGCAGGAGGTTCAGCCGAGGGTGACCACGGGCGAGGCGGCGGCTACGGGCGACGGGCTCACCGTTGTGCTGGTGCCCGACACCGCGGTTCTCAGCACCGTCCGGACGCTGGTGCCCGGGCTGCAGTTCGCCGTGGTCGTCGACACCACCACGGCGGTCGGCCAGACGCCGGCGGTGAACAGCGCATGA
- a CDS encoding response regulator, with product MTIRVLIVDDQSVYRTGVSAILAAQPDISVAGEAADGEQAVSQSRALRPDVILMDIRMPKMNGIDATRKLTGPDSTTRVVILTTFDFDDYVYEALEAGASGFLLKDADADELATAVRVVAQGDSLLAPRVTRRLIEEFVSNKPTGLRSTTVFNALTDREREVFQLIASGRSNAEIGQELFIAEQTAKSHVSRIMTKLSLRDRVHAVMLAYETGLVKPGR from the coding sequence ATGACGATCCGCGTCCTCATCGTCGACGACCAGTCCGTGTACCGGACCGGCGTCAGCGCCATCCTCGCGGCCCAGCCGGACATCTCCGTGGCCGGGGAAGCGGCCGACGGCGAGCAGGCCGTCTCGCAGAGCCGGGCCCTGCGACCCGACGTCATCCTGATGGACATCCGCATGCCGAAGATGAACGGCATCGACGCAACCCGGAAACTCACCGGCCCGGACAGTACGACCCGCGTTGTCATCCTCACCACCTTCGACTTCGACGATTACGTGTACGAGGCGCTGGAGGCCGGAGCCAGCGGTTTTCTGCTCAAGGACGCCGACGCCGACGAACTCGCCACCGCGGTCCGCGTCGTGGCGCAAGGAGACTCGCTGCTGGCGCCGCGGGTGACCCGCCGGCTCATCGAGGAATTTGTCAGCAACAAGCCCACCGGGCTGCGCTCGACGACCGTGTTCAACGCCCTCACCGACCGGGAACGCGAGGTCTTCCAGCTGATCGCGTCCGGCCGGTCGAACGCGGAGATCGGGCAGGAGCTGTTCATCGCCGAGCAGACGGCCAAGAGCCATGTCAGCCGCATCATGACCAAGTTGTCGCTCCGCGACCGCGTGCACGCCGTGATGCTCGCCTACGAGACAGGCCTCGTGAAACCCGGCCGCTGA
- a CDS encoding SGNH/GDSL hydrolase family protein yields MTTDVRHRRPVLRRVVLGSVTVLAVGLLAFGYMLTKAFLEKPGNGPDAFRDRPASSSLTVVAGASTVQGTISADWVSGLYKPGTETVNAGINGHTTKDMLARLDRDVIELHPDRVIMLIGTNDIRGDLAPAASQANMAKMLDKLTTQTDAKVAVMSLQPLGEQINSDNNVRVRAYNAMLQQEAAKRGVDYLPLYENLVPLLGTDAPDFSFPILQTAFDKFILDKTFTEMSESHGLKVTVDNVHLNERGAGVAHRLAAEWLEKN; encoded by the coding sequence ATGACTACCGATGTTCGTCACCGCCGTCCCGTTCTGCGCCGCGTTGTTCTCGGTTCTGTCACCGTGCTGGCGGTGGGACTGCTGGCTTTCGGTTACATGCTGACCAAGGCGTTCCTCGAGAAGCCGGGCAACGGACCCGACGCCTTCCGTGACCGGCCCGCCTCCTCGTCGTTGACGGTGGTTGCCGGAGCCAGCACGGTGCAGGGCACCATCAGCGCCGACTGGGTCAGCGGCCTGTACAAGCCGGGAACCGAGACGGTGAACGCCGGGATCAACGGCCATACCACCAAGGACATGCTGGCCCGTCTGGATCGTGACGTGATCGAGTTGCATCCGGACCGGGTCATCATGTTGATCGGGACGAACGACATCCGCGGCGACCTCGCCCCGGCGGCGTCGCAGGCGAACATGGCGAAGATGCTCGACAAACTCACCACGCAGACCGACGCGAAGGTCGCGGTGATGTCGTTGCAGCCCCTGGGTGAGCAGATCAACAGCGACAACAACGTCCGGGTACGCGCATACAACGCCATGCTCCAGCAAGAAGCCGCCAAGCGCGGGGTCGACTATCTGCCGCTGTACGAGAATCTTGTCCCCCTGCTCGGCACCGACGCGCCCGACTTCTCCTTCCCGATCCTCCAGACGGCTTTCGACAAGTTCATCCTCGACAAGACGTTCACCGAGATGTCGGAAAGTCACGGGCTGAAGGTCACCGTGGACAACGTGCACCTCAACGAGCGCGGCGCTGGTGTGGCCCATCGTCTGGCCGCCGAGTGGCTGGAGAAGAACTGA
- a CDS encoding Na+/H+ antiporter, translated as MSSLELVVAVGLAVLIGTGAASRLRSAPPVLLLIAGVLLGFVPALREVHLPPEAVLLLFLPVLLYWEAFMSSLREIRSNLRVITLLSTVLVVATAAGVAAAAHALGMGWGPAWVLGAAVAPTDATAVGVLGRMLPRRIATMLRAESLVNDGTALVIYTLALGVTLGEEHLSVGRVAGLFALSYLGGIAAGLAVTFLILQIRRRLTDPFLHNLLALVTPLAAYLLAETAEVSGVLAAVVSGLWVGRVSPRLFSGSARRFVQSNMNFLTQLANAALFVLVGLEAQSAVRGLHSGGLIHSLLVAGAVCAVIVAVRFGWLFTSPYLIRALDRRPQQRERRLSGRPRALMSAAGFRGAVSMAAALAVPHTLPSGAEFPDRELIIFVTAIVIAVTLVVQAPLMPRVMRWAGLGADDEPERERRQAEIISMDHALASLPDLAAELGTGKDVTDQLRTEYDRRLRVLRDGDASSGPDEAAADYEQQYADLHLAVIDHRHDTVVRMRDDGEIDDEVLRRVQDGLDLEQVHMAQRRDNNAKQ; from the coding sequence ATGTCCAGTCTCGAATTGGTGGTCGCGGTGGGCCTCGCCGTGCTGATCGGCACCGGGGCCGCCAGCCGTCTCCGGTCCGCCCCGCCGGTGCTGCTGCTGATCGCCGGGGTGCTCCTCGGATTTGTGCCCGCTCTGCGCGAGGTGCACCTGCCGCCCGAGGCAGTTCTGCTGCTGTTCCTCCCGGTGCTGCTGTACTGGGAAGCTTTCATGTCCTCGCTGCGCGAGATCCGGAGCAACCTGCGGGTCATCACGCTGCTCAGCACCGTCCTGGTCGTCGCGACCGCGGCCGGTGTGGCGGCCGCCGCCCACGCGCTGGGCATGGGCTGGGGGCCGGCCTGGGTCCTCGGCGCCGCGGTCGCGCCGACCGACGCCACGGCGGTCGGGGTGCTGGGCCGGATGCTGCCCCGGCGGATCGCGACCATGCTGCGCGCGGAGAGCCTGGTCAACGACGGCACGGCGCTGGTCATCTACACGCTGGCGCTGGGGGTCACGCTCGGCGAGGAGCATCTCAGCGTGGGCCGGGTCGCCGGGCTGTTCGCCCTGTCGTACCTCGGCGGGATCGCCGCCGGCCTGGCCGTCACGTTCCTGATCCTGCAGATCCGCCGGCGGCTGACCGATCCGTTCCTGCACAACCTGCTGGCCCTGGTCACACCCTTGGCCGCCTACCTGCTCGCCGAGACGGCCGAGGTCTCCGGTGTGCTCGCGGCCGTGGTCAGCGGGCTCTGGGTGGGCCGGGTCTCGCCGCGGTTGTTCTCGGGCAGTGCCCGCCGCTTCGTCCAGTCGAACATGAACTTCCTGACGCAGCTGGCCAACGCGGCGTTGTTCGTCCTGGTGGGCCTGGAGGCCCAGTCAGCGGTACGCGGCCTGCACAGCGGTGGCCTGATCCACAGCCTGCTGGTGGCGGGCGCGGTGTGTGCGGTGATCGTCGCGGTGCGCTTCGGCTGGCTGTTCACCAGCCCGTACCTGATCCGGGCCCTCGACCGGCGCCCCCAGCAGCGCGAGCGGCGGCTCAGCGGCCGTCCCCGGGCGCTGATGTCGGCAGCCGGCTTCCGCGGCGCCGTGTCGATGGCGGCGGCGCTGGCCGTGCCGCACACCCTTCCGTCCGGTGCGGAGTTCCCGGACCGGGAGCTGATCATCTTCGTCACCGCGATCGTGATCGCGGTGACCCTGGTGGTGCAGGCGCCGCTGATGCCGCGGGTGATGCGCTGGGCCGGGCTCGGCGCCGACGACGAACCCGAACGCGAACGCCGGCAGGCCGAGATCATCTCGATGGACCACGCCTTGGCGTCCCTGCCCGACCTCGCCGCCGAGCTCGGCACGGGCAAGGACGTGACAGACCAGCTGCGCACCGAGTACGACCGCCGGTTGCGTGTCCTGCGTGACGGTGACGCGAGTTCCGGTCCCGACGAGGCCGCCGCCGACTACGAGCAGCAGTACGCCGACCTGCACCTGGCCGTCATCGACCACCGCCACGACACGGTCGTCCGGATGCGCGACGACGGTGAGATCGACGACGAGGTGCTCCGCCGGGTCCAGGACGGCCTCGACCTCGAACAGGTTCACATGGCCCAGCGCCGCGACAACAACGCGAAGCAGTAG
- a CDS encoding MerR family transcriptional regulator: MRIGELSQRTGVSPRSLRYYEEQGLLSSSRSDAGQRHYSDAEVERVSLIRQLFDAGMSSRVIAMVLPCVDAPLDPGATESAFVTMTGERDRIDADIAQLMEAREALTVLIGINRRHWATLSAEPVTSSA; encoded by the coding sequence ATGCGAATCGGCGAGCTGTCCCAGCGCACGGGCGTGAGTCCGCGCTCACTGCGGTACTACGAGGAGCAGGGCCTGCTGAGCAGTTCACGCTCCGACGCCGGGCAGCGGCACTATTCCGACGCCGAGGTCGAGCGGGTCTCGCTGATCCGGCAGCTCTTCGACGCGGGCATGTCCAGCCGGGTGATCGCGATGGTGCTGCCGTGTGTCGATGCCCCGCTCGACCCGGGCGCCACCGAGTCGGCGTTCGTGACGATGACCGGCGAACGCGACCGGATCGACGCTGACATCGCGCAACTGATGGAAGCCCGGGAGGCGCTCACCGTGCTGATCGGGATCAACCGCCGGCACTGGGCGACGCTGTCCGCGGAACCGGTGACCTCGTCGGCCTGA
- a CDS encoding sensor histidine kinase: MTLLGVPALPLWTSRLWLLFCAVLITVAVPVTVADYDIGLPLAFAVCSVQAGSLALAVNWPRLGAGLHLVATAVVVLVNRDSPDQPWPLPITGLVSLGALLLLLGVRERWTVSVSVWWLSILMLVALVATSPDRYADPDQWGVNLTIYSSYTVTLLAAAIAVGQRGHIRRDLAQARRDVELEQAQRRYVEERARIARELHDVVAHSMSLVHMKALSAPFRLTGPRPADTDAEFNDIARLARAALTEMRQLLRALRSDEDASDPVPQPQVADLHELAAALVKAGTVIDLSVDERAGNTSPIVQLTIYRVVQEALSNVVRHAPAARTRVAVQVSDSQLVVSVHNEPSPRGGFAPVATTRPDRGGHGLRGMRERVSLLGGELSTGPTPDGGFAVEATIPAAA; encoded by the coding sequence TTGACTTTGCTCGGCGTCCCCGCGCTGCCCCTCTGGACGTCGAGGCTCTGGTTGCTGTTCTGCGCGGTGCTGATCACCGTCGCCGTGCCCGTGACCGTCGCCGACTACGACATCGGCCTGCCGCTCGCGTTCGCCGTGTGCAGCGTGCAGGCCGGTTCGCTCGCCCTGGCGGTGAACTGGCCGAGGCTCGGCGCCGGCCTTCACCTCGTGGCCACGGCCGTCGTCGTTCTTGTCAACCGGGACTCGCCGGATCAGCCGTGGCCCCTGCCGATCACCGGGCTCGTCTCGCTCGGGGCCCTCTTGCTGCTTCTCGGTGTCCGCGAGCGCTGGACGGTGTCGGTGTCCGTCTGGTGGCTGAGCATCCTGATGCTGGTCGCGCTGGTGGCGACGTCTCCCGATCGGTACGCCGATCCGGATCAGTGGGGCGTCAACCTCACGATCTACTCGAGTTACACGGTGACGTTGCTGGCCGCGGCGATCGCGGTCGGGCAACGGGGACACATCCGCCGCGACCTCGCGCAGGCCCGCCGAGACGTGGAGCTCGAACAGGCGCAGCGCCGCTATGTGGAAGAGCGCGCGCGGATCGCCCGGGAGCTGCATGACGTGGTGGCGCACAGCATGTCGCTGGTCCACATGAAGGCGCTGTCCGCGCCGTTCCGGCTGACCGGCCCGCGCCCGGCGGACACCGACGCCGAGTTCAACGACATCGCCCGTCTGGCCCGTGCCGCCCTGACCGAGATGAGGCAGCTGCTGCGCGCGCTCCGCTCGGACGAGGACGCCTCGGACCCTGTCCCCCAGCCCCAGGTGGCGGACCTTCACGAGTTGGCCGCCGCACTGGTCAAGGCCGGGACCGTCATCGACCTCAGCGTGGACGAGCGTGCCGGCAACACGAGTCCGATCGTGCAACTGACGATCTACCGGGTCGTGCAGGAGGCGTTGAGCAACGTGGTCCGCCATGCGCCGGCGGCCCGCACCCGCGTCGCGGTCCAGGTCAGTGACAGCCAGTTGGTCGTGTCCGTGCACAACGAGCCGTCACCGCGGGGCGGCTTCGCCCCGGTGGCGACCACCCGTCCCGATCGCGGAGGCCATGGACTGCGGGGCATGCGCGAACGCGTCAGCCTCCTCGGCGGCGAGCTCAGCACGGGACCGACACCGGACGGTGGTTTTGCCGTCGAAGCCACCATTCCAGCCGCCGCGTAG
- a CDS encoding SRPBCC family protein: MEKQPIRLSAHGYATTDPSVTFTRIVAIDLTTVFTGHGVLPAVVEVTKGHREWTGTGAVRAVTFSDRGEVLERLTGYEPAARYAYEATNFTNVLRFLVSGARSEWSFRPDLKGGTVIEWDYTFHPLPGRTGIVRALLAKPWKRYIEEVLLRTVTQIEEGTVRAS; encoded by the coding sequence ATGGAGAAGCAGCCGATTCGCCTGTCCGCACACGGTTACGCCACCACCGACCCGTCGGTGACCTTCACGAGAATCGTCGCGATCGACCTGACCACGGTGTTCACCGGTCACGGCGTACTGCCAGCGGTTGTCGAGGTGACCAAGGGTCACCGGGAATGGACCGGGACCGGGGCCGTGCGAGCGGTGACGTTCTCGGATCGCGGGGAAGTCCTCGAGCGCCTGACCGGGTACGAGCCCGCAGCGCGGTACGCGTACGAGGCAACAAACTTCACCAACGTGCTGCGGTTCCTGGTGTCCGGCGCCCGCAGTGAATGGAGCTTCCGGCCGGACCTCAAGGGCGGGACCGTCATCGAGTGGGACTACACGTTCCACCCGCTGCCGGGTCGCACGGGAATCGTCCGGGCGTTGCTGGCCAAGCCGTGGAAGCGCTATATAGAGGAGGTCCTGCTGAGGACCGTTACCCAGATCGAGGAAGGCACCGTACGCGCGAGCTGA
- a CDS encoding NADP-dependent oxidoreductase, translated as MGQAWGFGRYGGPEVQEFFDRPDPAPGPGEVLIRVDVAGVNPLDHVQRSGLIPGLDGGRPFPLVLGMEAAGTVLALGEGVDGLDVGDAVFGFALTGGGTYAETTVLSAPNTARIPAGLSATVAATLPVAGTTAVDALDQLDLPAGATVLINGVGGGVGLLVARLAVERKLRVVGTGSTAKREAAEAIGVRFIDYTAGDVVTAAREQAPDGYDGIVDLVGGTSLRAVAPLAKEPRTVIAVSDMSVPEIGGRFVERRIDRANLERAAQLAHDGVLTPVISAVHPLSDAPAALASVENGHASGKVVIKVG; from the coding sequence ATGGGACAGGCATGGGGTTTCGGCAGGTACGGCGGGCCCGAGGTGCAGGAGTTCTTCGATCGCCCCGACCCGGCCCCCGGTCCCGGCGAGGTACTGATCCGGGTCGACGTCGCCGGCGTGAATCCCCTCGACCACGTTCAGCGGTCGGGTCTGATCCCCGGGCTCGACGGCGGCCGCCCGTTCCCCCTCGTTCTGGGTATGGAGGCCGCGGGAACCGTCCTCGCCCTCGGCGAGGGCGTCGACGGACTGGACGTCGGTGACGCGGTCTTCGGATTCGCCCTCACCGGCGGCGGCACCTACGCCGAGACGACGGTGCTGTCCGCGCCGAACACCGCTCGCATCCCGGCGGGCCTGTCCGCGACCGTGGCGGCAACACTGCCGGTGGCCGGGACGACCGCGGTGGACGCACTCGACCAGCTCGACCTCCCGGCCGGTGCCACGGTTTTGATCAACGGCGTCGGCGGTGGGGTCGGCCTCCTCGTCGCCCGGCTGGCGGTCGAGCGCAAGCTCCGTGTGGTCGGCACCGGGAGCACCGCCAAGCGTGAGGCGGCCGAAGCCATCGGGGTGCGATTCATCGACTACACCGCCGGGGACGTCGTCACCGCGGCACGCGAGCAGGCTCCGGACGGCTACGACGGCATCGTCGACCTGGTCGGCGGCACGTCACTGCGGGCGGTTGCCCCGCTGGCCAAGGAACCCCGCACCGTCATCGCCGTGAGCGACATGTCGGTGCCCGAGATCGGCGGGCGTTTTGTCGAGCGTCGCATCGACCGCGCAAACCTGGAACGAGCCGCGCAGCTCGCCCACGATGGAGTCCTCACACCCGTGATCTCCGCGGTCCATCCCCTCTCCGACGCACCGGCCGCCCTCGCCTCCGTCGAGAACGGTCACGCGTCGGGCAAGGTGGTCATCAAGGTGGGATGA